The DNA region CATAGATCTGTGCCTGCACATGGTCCGGGAGGACTTCGGGGCTGCGGTCGCCAACTCCGTGGCACGCCGGACCGTCGTACCGCCCCATCGCGACGGCGGCCAGGCCCAGTTCATCGAGCGGCCCGTGCCGCAGCCGGGCGTGCACACCACCGGCACGGCACGCGCCTGGGCGCTGCGCAACCTGGAACTGCCCATCGGGCTACGGGAGTTGGCCGAGCAGGAGGCCATGAGCGTACGGACGTTCACGCGGCGCTTCCGCGAGGAGGTCGGCATGAGCCCGCAGGTGTGGCTCACGCGTCAACGCGTCGAGCGTGCACGGCAGTTGCTCGAAAGCGGCGGGCTGCCCGTGGAGAAGGTCGCGAGGGATGCGGGCTTCGGCTCGGCGTCGTCGCTGCGGCTGCACTTCCAGGCGGCGCTGGGGGTCTCGCCGAGTTCCTACCGGCGTACGTTCCGCGTCCGTTCGGCGAGCGCGGGCGCGGGCGCGGGGGGCGGCGGCGGCGCGGGCCGCGCCGGGAGCCGGGCCGGGGGCGTCACCGACGCACGCCCGCCGTCCCAAACCCCCGTCTGAGAACGCCGGCCGTGCCGGGACGGCCACCATGCGGTCCGTACCGGGTCCGTACTACGTCGGCACCGCACCGTTCCCGCCGCCCGCCGCGGAGAGGGAGTCGCAACCGTCCTTCGCGCAGGACGGACACGGCGCACGTTCCACCTCGCACCAGACGAGCTTGCCGAGGCCCTCGCACTGCCAGCCCCAGCGGTCCGCGAGCATCGCGACCAACTCCAGGCCGCGGCCGTGTGTTTCGTCGTCGTGTGCGTGCCGCTGCCGGGGGGTGCGGGTGCTCAGGTCCGCGACCTCCACGCGTACGGTCCCCGAGACGTGAAGTCCGTTCAGCAGCACTCGCAGCACGGACGGAGTGCCCGCGTGCACTACGGCGTTGGTCACCAGCTCCGAGACCAGCAGCACGATCTTCTCCGCCGCGCCGTCGTCGCCGATACCGCAGTCGGCGAGCCGCGCACCGACCCACCTGCGTGCGCGCCCCACTTCCGCCGGGTCCGCTCCGATCTCCAGTCGCATCTGGAGCGCCCGCACCGCTGCCGCCGTCCGCATCGGCAAGCACATCACCTCATGCTCTCGACGGGTCACGGATCGTGACCCCGTGGGAGAACAGCATGATTGACGTCCTGTTCCGGCAACAAGAGCTTCAGGCATATTCCGGCACAAAGGAGTAGTGGTGCTGCATACTGCGCGACAATGCGCGGGGGTGCGGTGGTTTCGCAGCAAGTCCCGAACGGGGACGCATGGTTGACGACGGCCCCGGCGGCGCGGACACGGGCGCGAGGGGCAGTGCGGGGCGGCGCAGGCGGAGCATACGGAGGTAGCGCGGTCGTACGCGCCTCGTGCCGGAGACCGAGTACGGCCAGGCACGGCCAAGTACGAGAAGGCCGAACACCGGACGCCGATTGCCGGGCGGACACATGCCGGGCGGCCAAGCGCCGGGCGGCGGAAGCGCCTTGCGTCAGGCCGAGAGCGGACCCGCCGCGGCCTGCCGGGTGGCGCTGGGAAGGTCCGGATAGCAGTCGAAGAGGCGGCGCACGCCGAGTGCCGCCAGCACACGGTTCACATGGGAGCCGTCCTCGGCGCCCTGAGCGGGCAGGATGAGTCTCAACTGCCCTGCGCAGGAACGCATCAGCCGTCTCGACGCGATCAGGACGCCGACACCGCTGGAGTCACAGAAGAGCACCTCCGAGAGATCGAGGACCAGACTCCGCCGCCCTTCGGCGACCGCGTCGTGTACGTGCTGCCGCACGGCAGGCGAGGTGACCAGATCCATCTCTCCGGAGACCCGGAGAACGGCCCACTCCCCTCGTTCCTCCTCCGACACCTTCAACGACACGTCCTCGCATCCCCTTCGCTCGACTACACCTGCCTGGGTCCTGCGCTTAACGGAATGAGTCCTTCCTAGTGCGGCTGCCCGGCCCCCAACGGTCAAAACGAGCCAGTCACCAGAGCCTATGCGCACGCAGGCCGCTCCTCCCCCGCAATGGTCGCAGTCATACCCGCATAACTCCCGGGCAATTTCAGGTGTGATCGCGGCTCGGCACAGCCTGAGCAATATCGCAACGTGACGAGATCGACACCATCAGCGATCAGCACTGGAGGCACATTGCCGCAAAGAGGCGTGCGTTGTCAGCCCCTCGCACTACATTCGACGTGCCGGGTCGCGGACGGGGATCTCGACGGAAGCGTGAGGACAGCGCCGTCGGACCGCGACCTGCGGGGGCCACGAGCGGCACGGACTGGGCTGGGAGTCACGATGGCGAACGACACACCACCGCGCTGGGACCGGAAGATGCAGCAGCGTCTCGCACGGGGTGAGGCCGCCGCCCTGGGCGAGTTGTACGACCGTTTCGCTTCGCTCGTGCACAGTCTTGCCCACCGTGTGCTCGACGACGAGACCGCGGCCGACCATGCCACTCGTGACGTCTTCGGCCATATCTGGGAAAACCCCGATGCGTACGACCCGAAGAGCGGTCCGATGCGCTCCTGGATCGCGGAGGTCACGCAGGAAATCGCCACCGGGCGTTTACGCAGAAGGCACCGCGCGGAGGGTGTGCGTTCCACCGGGGCACCGGAGACTGCGGGCTCTGCGGAATCCACGGAGACCGCCGGCTCGCCGGACTCCGGAAGACCGGCCGAATCCCCTGAGCGGCGGGAGCAGTTGGAAGCGATCGAGGAGAAGGTACGGGCCGCCTCGACGGCCGCACGCGCCGACTACATCGTCACGTCCATGCCGTCGTCGCTGCGTGCCGCGCTGGAGCTGACGTACTTCCAGCGCCGCGACTACCGCCAGACGGCACGGCAGTTGGGCGTCACCGAGGACGAGGCACGACGACGGCTGCGGCTGGGGCTCCAGTTGCTGTCATCGGCGGTGAGCCGCCCGGAGCCCACGCAGCCGAGCGCTCACGGACGTACGCGGTGACGGGGTCGCGCGGACGCTTCACAGGCGGCAACGGCGATACGGGGGACGGCGGTCGGGGACCGAGAAGCGACGGCCGGGGTGTGCACGACCGGGACACGAGCGGCGGCGGTCAGGGCGACGGCCCGCGCGCCGCCGACGACCGGGACGGCGAGCGCATACCGGCGGCACACGTCGCGAACGGCACGGGCAGCCCGGACGACAAGACAGACACGGACGGCAAGGGCGACACCGACGCCACGGGCGGCAAGGAGACGCGCCCCGGCGAGCAGCCCGCAAGAGAGTCCCCCGAACAGCCCACCGCTGAACGGGAGTTGACCAGGCAGCCACCCGCCGGACGGGAGTCGACCGAACAGCAGCCGGCCGGTCAGCCGTCCGCCGTGGAGCATGACGGGGAGCAGTTCGACCATCGCGTGCTGAAGTCCCTGCTCGGCGCCTGGGCGCTCTCCGCCTGCTCCCCGGAGGAGACGGCCGCCGTAGAGGGGCATCTGAGCGACTGCGGCACATGCGCCGAGGAGGCGCTGCGGCTGCGGGACGCCGTAGGGCTGCTGCACCCCGAGGACAGCCTCGACCTGGACCCCATGCTCCGTTCGCAGGTGCTGAGGGGCTGCATGGTGCGGCGTGCACCGCGCATCCCCGTCCCCGACTGGGCCTCCCCCTACGACGCGGAGACCGCCCGACTCGACGCCCTGCTGCGGGACATGGCGGACGCCGAATGGCTCGCGCCCGTCATGCTGCGCTGGTTCGACGGATCGCGGCAGGCGGAGCGGGAGACCACGGTCGGAGGG from Streptomyces marispadix includes:
- a CDS encoding STAS domain-containing protein, coding for MSLKVSEEERGEWAVLRVSGEMDLVTSPAVRQHVHDAVAEGRRSLVLDLSEVLFCDSSGVGVLIASRRLMRSCAGQLRLILPAQGAEDGSHVNRVLAALGVRRLFDCYPDLPSATRQAAAGPLSA
- a CDS encoding GlxA family transcriptional regulator, whose amino-acid sequence is MSATTETQPTTRRTDGSAFRHPGRHRVAVLVRHGLLPIELGIPHRVFGRSWDEHDKPLYEVVTCAVRPGPVRTDADFTVDVAHGPEALAEADTVIVPASHELDEPYAEGRLEPPLADALARIRPGTRIASICTGAFVLAAAGLLSGRRATTHWSSCERLQRLHPDVDVDPDVLYVADGDVLTSAGVASGIDLCLHMVREDFGAAVANSVARRTVVPPHRDGGQAQFIERPVPQPGVHTTGTARAWALRNLELPIGLRELAEQEAMSVRTFTRRFREEVGMSPQVWLTRQRVERARQLLESGGLPVEKVARDAGFGSASSLRLHFQAALGVSPSSYRRTFRVRSASAGAGAGGGGGAGRAGSRAGGVTDARPPSQTPV
- a CDS encoding sigma-70 family RNA polymerase sigma factor; its protein translation is MANDTPPRWDRKMQQRLARGEAAALGELYDRFASLVHSLAHRVLDDETAADHATRDVFGHIWENPDAYDPKSGPMRSWIAEVTQEIATGRLRRRHRAEGVRSTGAPETAGSAESTETAGSPDSGRPAESPERREQLEAIEEKVRAASTAARADYIVTSMPSSLRAALELTYFQRRDYRQTARQLGVTEDEARRRLRLGLQLLSSAVSRPEPTQPSAHGRTR
- a CDS encoding ATP-binding protein yields the protein MRTAAAVRALQMRLEIGADPAEVGRARRWVGARLADCGIGDDGAAEKIVLLVSELVTNAVVHAGTPSVLRVLLNGLHVSGTVRVEVADLSTRTPRQRHAHDDETHGRGLELVAMLADRWGWQCEGLGKLVWCEVERAPCPSCAKDGCDSLSAAGGGNGAVPT